The following proteins come from a genomic window of Ammospiza nelsoni isolate bAmmNel1 chromosome 6, bAmmNel1.pri, whole genome shotgun sequence:
- the PIDD1 gene encoding p53-induced death domain-containing protein 1, whose amino-acid sequence MQKMAELLGLRDECGEGTLGAPAPAGSCLADNRLNLDVYPDGCRRFLQLFEEQQGELVQVEFLRLSSNDCLLDTALGSLPHLKHLKSLVLKGGHARDEFGSYQHGSLTSLPPDFGNLRCLSHLDLSFNRLSTLPSCILHLPSLRVLMVSHNSLVTLPEDFGSLSKLTFFSAMKNQLKDLPQSIGELSMLQDLNLSENALELLPEEVGNLHNCTELDLSGNRLLSIPDSLANLKSLRRLHLHSNLLVTVPASLASLPNLSRLDLQNNCLRAIPAEIQALPFVHVRGNPLGETEPSPQAALIPEVLKRLFLASGEGSFTVTSEGCRVVLACGIHFYFPPGAASAPLRIHFRSLTPDPQWVKLRHHDVLLSRVLELQPHGIQFQQEVQIWMPFISPQTPHQHEVVVRTFSGQSWNDLKTRVKQKRKSKCVAHCCVLHFSWFLVVSRLVQNECKVPAEGTLLFSSVDPNIKVVFPPGVTQEPRSVKLQVLPVSAEEIEEITAHAECRASPLLYLSQDSPVDFLKPVRIQLPLPPGITGLNLDRSRLHILHGDLEGQTWNDITSEVVLEFTHLYAVFEVTHFSWYWLWYTTKTYIGGIAKKVYERLRLYQVNFIALQRKRDPEQVLLQCVPKHKVDPVLKKLQDRYRGPEPSDMVEMFEGEQFFAAFERGINIDMDRPDCVDGRLSFIFYSHLKNMKEIYVTSPVDRKDQAVKGQVSFYRGAVPDSIPEDASRRRKGPDSLWLATLPIKLPQLKPRWDENPSPLYGFSFPPLNLGNAETGYLTQANLLSIARRVGADWQSIGLNLGLTYQQIERIGYNNREDLNKQILDMLFSWAQQNSEDPDCVSKLIRALKESGRQDIADEVEAIVELGRQKYSESIRRLGLEQESSTEDSAIAVIST is encoded by the exons ATGCAGaagatggcagagctgctggggctcagggatgAGTGCGGGGAGGGGACTTTGGGGGCTCCTGCCCCGGCTGGCTCCTGCCTTGCTGACAACAGACTGAACCTGGATGTTTATCCTGACGGCTGCCGCCGTTTCCTCCAGCTGTTTGAGGAGCAACAGGGAGAGCTGGTCCAGGTTGAGTTCCTCCGGCTCAGCAGCAACGATTGCCTCCTtgacactgccctgggcagccttccTCATCTGAAGCACCTGAAATCCCTGGTGCTTAAAG GTGGCCATGCTAGGGATGAGTTTGGTTCCTATCAGCATGGCTCCCTGACAAGCTTGCCACCAGACTTTGGGAACCTCAGGTGTCTCTCCCACCTGGATCTCAGCTTCAATAGACTCTCCACCTTGCCAAGCTGCATTCTCCACCTCCCCAGCCTCCGTGTGCTCATGGTCAGCCACAACAGCCTGGTGACACTTCCTGAGGACTTTGGCTCTCTGAGCAAACTGACTTTCTTCTCTGCAATGAAAAATCAGCTGAAGGACTTACCTCAGAGCATTGGAGAGCTGTCAATGCTGCAGGATCTGAATCTCTCAGAAAATGCTTTGGAATTGCTCCCTGAAGAAGTTGGGAATCTGCACAACTGCACAGAGCTGGATCTCTCTGGGAATCGCTTATTGAGCATCCCAGACTCCCTAG CCAATTTGAAGTCTCTGCGTCGGCTGCATCTGCACAGCAATCTCCTGGTGACAGTCCCTGCCTCTCTTGCCAGCCTGCCCAACTTGTCTAGACTTGATCTGCAGAACAACTGCCTGCGTGCCATCCCTGCTGAGATCCAGGCCTTGCCGTTCGTGCACGTCCGTGGCAATCCCTTGGGAGAAACGGAACCGTCCCCGCAGGCTG CACTGATTCCTGAGGT GCTGAAAAGACTCTTCCTTGCATCAGGAGAGGGCAG CTTTACTGTCACCTCTGAAGGCTGCAGAGTGGTCCTGGCCTGTGGCATCCATTTCTACTTTCCTCCGggggctgcctctgctcctctgcGGATCCACTTCCGATCCCTCACGCCAGATCCGCAGTGGGTGAAGCTGAGACACCACGATGTCCTGCTGAGTAGagtcctggagctgcagcctcatGGCATCCAATTCCAGCAG GAGGTGCAGATCTGGATGCCATTTATCTCACCTCAAACCCCTCACCAGCATGAGGTGGTGGTTCGGACCTTCAGTGGGCAGAGCTGGAATGATCTGAAAACGAGAgtgaagcagaagagaaaatcaAAG TGTGTGGCCCACTGTTGTGTCCTTCACTTCTCTTGGTTCCTTGTTGTGTCTCGACTTGTCCAAAATGAATGCAAAGTGCCAGCAGAGGGGACATTGCTCTTTTCCAGTGTGGATCCAAACATCAAAGTGGTCTTTCCTCCTGGAGTCACCCAAGAGCCTCGTAGTGTCAAGCTGCAG GTGCTGCCAGTCTCTGCAGAAGAGATAGAGGAAATCACAGCCCATGCAGAGTGCAGAGCCAGTCCCCTGCTCTACCTCTCCCAGGACTCCCCGGTGGATTTTCTCAAGCCAGTGAGAAttcagctgcctcttccacccGGGATCACAG GGCTGAATTTGGATCGGTCAAGGCTGCATATACTCCACGGTGACCTGGAGGGCCAAACCTGGAATGACATCACCAGTGAGGTGGTGCTGGAATTCACCCATCTTTATGCAGTGTTTGAAGTCACTCACTTCTCCTG GTACTGGCTGTGGTACACCACCAAGACCTACATTGGAGGCATTGCCAAGAAGGTCTATGAGCGGCTGCGTCTGTACCAGGTGAACTTCATTGCGCTGCAGAGGAAGAGGGATCCCGAGCAAGTCCTGCTGCAGTGTGTCCCCAAGCACAAG GTTGACCCAGTGCTGAAGAAGCTGCAGGACCGCTATCGAGGACCTGAGCCATCCGACATGGTGGAGATGTTCGAGGGAGAGCAattttttgcagcttttgagcGAGGCATCAACATTGATATGG ATCGCCCTGACTGTGTGGATGGACGtctctcatttattttttactcCCACTTGAAGAACATGAAGGAAATCTATGTGACCTCCCCTGTGGACAGAAAAGACCAAGCTGTAAAAGGCCAG GTCTCTTTCTACCGAGGAGCAGTTCCAGACAGCATCCCTGAAGatgccagcaggaggagaaaaggtCCAGACTCCCTCTGGCTTGCTACTCTGCCCATCAAACTACCT CAACTGAAACCCCGGTGGGATGAGAACCCCAGTCCCCTGTATggcttctccttccctcccttgaACCTGGGCAATGCTGAGACTGGCTACCTGACCCAGGCAAACCTGCTGAGCATTGCTAGGCGTGTGGGAGCTGACTGGCAGAGCATTGGCCTCAACCTGGGCCTGACCTACCAGCAGATTGAGCGCATAGGATACAATAACAG aGAGGACCTCAATAAGCAGATCCTGGACATGCTTTTCTCGTGGGCTCAGCAGAACTCAGAGGATCCTGACTGTGTGAGCAAGCTGATCAGAGCCCTGAAAGAGAGTGGCCGCCAGGACATCGCTGATGAGGTGGAAGCCATCGTTGAGCTGGGGCGGCAGAAATACAGCGAGTCCATCCGCcggctgggcctggagcaggagagcagcactgaggacTCTGCAATAGCTGTGATTAGCACCTAA
- the RPLP2 gene encoding large ribosomal subunit protein P2, which yields MRYVAAYLLAVLGGNESPTSKDLKKILDSVGIETDDERMNKVISELNGKNIEDVIAQGNGKLASMPAGGAVAVSAGGGSAAPAAAAAPAAAEEKKEEKKEESEESDDDMGFGLFD from the exons ATGCGTTACGTCGCTGCTTACCTGCTCGCCGTGCTCGGGGGCAACGAGTCCCCCACGTCCAAGGACTTAAAAAAGATCCTCGACAGCGTCGGCATCGAGACGGATGATGAACGCATGAACAAG GTTATTAGTGAGctgaatggaaaaaatattgaagATGTAATTGCCCAGG GTAATGGAAAGCTTGCCAGCATGCCGGCTGGGGGAGCCGTGGCAGTCTCAGCTGgagggggctctgctgctcctgccgcAGCTGCGGCCCCTGCTGCCG ctgaggagaagaaagaggagaagaaggaggaatcAGAAGAATCTGATGATGACATGGGATTCGGCCTCTTTGATTAA